The Sphingobium aromaticiconvertens genome has a segment encoding these proteins:
- a CDS encoding anti-sigma factor: MNDQPTQLELDTYVDGQLDLPRKYMVENHLAQHPALAAQVMADLGSQSALKILMGNAQAPSEEMREAASRLAEPPPRAFWRRAAPFGGMAVTGMAAAALFAMSIDGPPDYVGYAVASHRTAMVRAAMASQLETPRFDAREILTKTRIDMPVIPAAWHVTDVQLFPSNDGPALLVAVRTGQGEPLSLYAVRGRTSAPERPDAVREGAQSVAYWRRGDTSYALTGETDPGAIDATAEALARTWS, translated from the coding sequence ATGAATGACCAGCCCACGCAATTGGAATTGGACACTTATGTCGACGGCCAGTTGGACCTGCCGCGTAAATATATGGTGGAAAATCATCTGGCGCAGCATCCGGCACTGGCGGCACAGGTCATGGCCGACCTTGGCAGCCAGAGCGCGCTGAAAATCCTGATGGGGAACGCGCAGGCGCCGTCGGAGGAGATGCGGGAGGCGGCCAGTCGGCTGGCGGAGCCGCCGCCGCGCGCCTTCTGGCGCAGGGCTGCGCCATTCGGTGGAATGGCCGTCACCGGGATGGCGGCGGCGGCCCTGTTCGCGATGTCGATCGACGGGCCGCCCGATTATGTGGGCTATGCGGTGGCATCCCACCGGACGGCCATGGTGCGCGCGGCGATGGCGTCCCAGCTCGAAACCCCGCGCTTTGACGCAAGGGAGATATTGACCAAGACGCGGATCGACATGCCCGTCATCCCCGCCGCTTGGCACGTTACGGATGTCCAGCTTTTCCCGTCGAACGATGGCCCGGCCCTGCTGGTCGCAGTCAGGACCGGGCAGGGCGAGCCGCTGTCGCTTTACGCTGTGCGTGGGCGGACTTCAGCGCCGGAGCGGCCCGATGCGGTGCGCGAAGGTGCACAATCCGTCGCCTATTGGCGTCGGGGCGATACATCCTATGCGCTGACGGGGGAAACCGACCCGGGGGCCATCGACGCGACGGCGGAGGCTTTGGCAAGGACATGGTCCTGA
- a CDS encoding DedA family protein, with product MDDSAARLLAFIAANAMLAGPVIGLLTLAESLVVIGLFVPATALMIAIGGLMGSGILAPAPVIAWAVLGAMAGDWISYGLGRRIGPSAYRRWPLRQHRPMVARARLFFRRFGFASIFLGRFLGLVRATVPLVAGVLRMDHRLFQLANVGSAILWVPLLFAPGYFAARTWGTDDMMDVRWLMGLGLALAVLPLVGGWLTSRIASRRRAQRRISSLQP from the coding sequence TTGGACGATAGCGCAGCGCGCCTGCTTGCCTTTATCGCTGCCAATGCAATGCTAGCCGGTCCGGTCATCGGCCTGCTCACGCTAGCAGAATCGCTCGTCGTCATTGGCCTGTTCGTCCCTGCCACCGCCCTGATGATCGCGATTGGCGGGCTGATGGGGAGCGGCATATTGGCGCCTGCGCCTGTGATCGCCTGGGCGGTGCTGGGGGCCATGGCCGGGGACTGGATATCCTATGGTCTGGGTCGAAGGATCGGCCCGTCCGCCTATCGCCGCTGGCCGCTGCGTCAGCATCGCCCGATGGTGGCGCGAGCGCGCCTGTTTTTCCGGCGATTCGGTTTCGCCTCCATTTTTCTTGGCCGTTTTCTGGGGCTGGTCCGGGCAACCGTCCCGCTGGTCGCGGGGGTGCTGAGGATGGATCATCGGCTGTTTCAGCTTGCCAATGTCGGTTCTGCCATCCTGTGGGTTCCCCTTCTCTTCGCGCCGGGCTATTTCGCGGCTCGGACATGGGGGACGGATGATATGATGGATGTGCGGTGGTTGATGGGGCTGGGTCTGGCGCTGGCGGTTCTACCGCTGGTGGGCGGCTGGCTGACGTCCCGAATCGCCTCACGTCGTCGCGCGCAACGCCGCATATCGTCTCTCCAGCCTTGA
- a CDS encoding glycosyltransferase family 1 protein, translating to MTALKKILSWSYEPSILRADNENPVSPSLDRRPLRIALFSGNYDCVRDGANQALNRLVGHLIDRAGASVRVYTPVAARPAFASVGNIRPVRSVGIPGRPEYRIALGLTRAAKRDLQDFAPDLIHLSAPDLLGRQAQKYALAKGIPVVTSLHTRFETYLDYYRLSALRRPVERYLDRFYADSSHILAPTAPIAASMAARHGAGKVSIWGRGVDRRLFHPAKRDEGYRQSLGYGPEDVAPLFFGRLVLEKGLDIFIDTIAALRRSGYHVRPMIIGEGPARNAFAARLDNANFLGHLEGEALGRAVASADILINPSVTEAFGNVNLEAMASGLAVVSADVASASALIDHGRTGLLVEPRDVGAYAKTADRLIRDKAARAALGRAASLTAEAYLWEEILGGVHACYRACLDEFDAPLPLLGIK from the coding sequence ATGACTGCGCTCAAGAAAATACTGTCCTGGTCCTACGAACCGTCGATATTGCGGGCGGACAATGAAAATCCCGTCAGTCCATCGCTGGACCGTCGCCCGCTTCGGATCGCTCTGTTTTCCGGCAATTATGACTGTGTGCGGGATGGCGCCAATCAGGCGCTGAACCGGCTGGTCGGCCATCTGATCGATCGGGCCGGTGCATCGGTCAGGGTTTATACGCCGGTCGCTGCCCGACCGGCCTTTGCATCGGTCGGCAACATAAGGCCGGTGCGTTCCGTCGGGATTCCGGGACGGCCGGAATATCGCATCGCCCTTGGCCTGACGCGCGCGGCGAAGCGCGACCTTCAGGACTTCGCGCCCGATCTAATCCATCTTTCCGCGCCTGATCTATTGGGTCGGCAGGCGCAGAAATATGCGTTGGCCAAAGGCATTCCGGTCGTCACCAGCCTGCATACGCGGTTCGAGACATATCTCGATTATTATCGGCTTTCCGCGTTGCGGCGACCGGTGGAACGCTATCTCGACCGCTTTTACGCTGACAGCAGCCATATTCTCGCCCCGACCGCGCCCATCGCCGCATCGATGGCGGCCAGGCATGGTGCGGGCAAAGTCTCCATCTGGGGGCGCGGGGTCGATCGACGCTTATTCCATCCGGCAAAGCGGGATGAGGGATACAGACAGTCGCTTGGCTATGGTCCGGAGGATGTCGCGCCGCTGTTTTTCGGCAGGTTGGTGTTGGAAAAGGGGCTTGATATCTTCATTGACACGATCGCTGCTCTACGGCGGTCGGGGTATCATGTTCGTCCAATGATCATTGGTGAGGGGCCGGCCCGCAACGCTTTTGCCGCCCGTCTCGACAATGCGAATTTCCTTGGGCATCTGGAGGGCGAAGCGCTGGGCCGCGCCGTGGCGAGCGCGGACATATTGATCAACCCCAGCGTTACTGAGGCCTTTGGCAACGTCAATCTGGAAGCGATGGCCAGTGGTCTGGCGGTGGTTTCCGCCGACGTGGCGAGCGCATCGGCGCTGATCGACCATGGCAGGACCGGCCTGCTGGTGGAACCGCGCGATGTGGGGGCTTATGCGAAGACAGCCGACCGGCTCATCCGCGACAAGGCTGCCCGAGCAGCGCTGGGGCGGGCTGCGTCCCTTACTGCGGAAGCCTATCTGTGGGAGGAGATTCTGGGCGGCGTCCATGCCTGCTATCGCGCCTGCCTCGACGAATTTGACGCACCCCTGCCCTTGTTGGGAATAAAATGA
- a CDS encoding acetyl-CoA hydrolase/transferase family protein produces the protein MSTRIADHRLHRRVTSAEEAAALITHGMTVGMSGFTGSGYPKAVPTALGKRIEAEHAAGRPMRVKIWTGASTGPELDGALAKADGIELRLPYNSDPIARERINRGEMDYLDMHLSQVAPMAWQGFLGPLDVAVIEVTGITADGSLVPSSSVGNNKTWLDHAQGVILEVNRWQNPALEGMHDIYYGTALPPHRVPIPLVRPDDRIGQPTFRCDLDRIIAIVETDAPDRNLPFTPPDETARGIAAHLLDFLEHEVGKGRLPASLLPIQSGVGNIANAVLAGLADGPFHDMTAYTEVIQDGMLDLLDSGRLRVASATAFSLSPDAALRINAEMARYRDRLILRPQEISNHPELIRRLGCIAMNGLIEADIYGNVNSTCVMGSRVQNGIGGSGDFARNAYISIFMTPSTAKGGAISAIVPQVAHVDHIMQDVAVLVTEQGLADMRGLSPRKRAALVIENCAHPAYRDVLRDYFDRAMAGAYGRHAPSLPAEALSWHQRFMDTGTMRA, from the coding sequence ATGTCGACCCGTATCGCAGATCATCGCCTGCACAGGCGCGTGACGTCCGCCGAAGAGGCGGCTGCGTTGATTACGCATGGCATGACCGTGGGGATGAGCGGCTTTACAGGGTCGGGCTATCCCAAGGCCGTGCCGACCGCGCTTGGCAAGCGGATCGAGGCGGAACATGCCGCCGGGCGCCCGATGCGCGTCAAGATCTGGACGGGCGCCTCGACCGGGCCGGAACTGGACGGTGCGCTGGCCAAGGCCGATGGCATCGAGCTGCGCCTTCCCTATAATTCCGATCCGATCGCGCGGGAACGGATCAATCGGGGCGAGATGGACTATCTCGACATGCATCTCAGCCAGGTCGCGCCGATGGCGTGGCAGGGTTTTCTGGGACCGCTCGACGTCGCGGTGATCGAGGTGACGGGGATCACCGCGGACGGCTCGCTGGTGCCTTCTTCCTCGGTCGGCAACAACAAGACATGGCTCGACCATGCGCAGGGCGTGATCCTGGAGGTCAACCGCTGGCAGAATCCGGCGCTGGAGGGGATGCACGACATTTATTACGGCACGGCCCTGCCGCCCCATCGCGTGCCTATCCCCCTTGTTCGGCCCGATGACCGGATCGGTCAGCCGACCTTCCGCTGCGACCTGGACAGGATCATCGCAATCGTCGAGACGGATGCGCCGGACCGCAACCTGCCTTTCACGCCGCCCGATGAAACCGCGCGGGGCATCGCCGCGCATCTGCTGGACTTCCTTGAGCATGAAGTCGGCAAGGGGCGGCTGCCTGCGTCGTTGTTGCCGATTCAGTCGGGTGTGGGCAATATCGCCAACGCCGTGCTGGCGGGCCTAGCCGATGGACCGTTCCATGACATGACCGCCTATACCGAGGTGATTCAGGACGGCATGCTTGACCTGCTGGATTCCGGGCGGTTGCGGGTTGCGTCGGCCACCGCCTTCTCGCTCAGCCCGGACGCTGCGCTGCGGATCAATGCGGAGATGGCGCGCTATCGCGATCGGCTGATCCTGCGTCCGCAGGAGATCAGCAATCATCCCGAACTTATCCGGCGACTGGGCTGCATCGCCATGAACGGGCTGATTGAGGCCGACATTTACGGCAACGTCAATTCGACCTGCGTGATGGGGTCGCGTGTCCAGAACGGTATCGGTGGATCGGGGGATTTTGCGCGCAACGCCTATATCTCGATCTTCATGACGCCTTCGACCGCGAAGGGCGGAGCGATTTCCGCGATCGTGCCGCAGGTGGCGCATGTCGACCATATCATGCAGGATGTGGCGGTGCTGGTGACTGAGCAGGGGCTTGCGGATATGCGCGGCCTCAGCCCGCGCAAGCGTGCCGCACTGGTGATCGAAAACTGTGCCCATCCGGCGTATCGCGACGTCTTGCGCGACTATTTCGATCGGGCGATGGCCGGGGCCTATGGCCGCCACGCGCCCTCGCTCCCTGCCGAGGCCCTGTCCTGGCATCAGCGGTTCATGGATACAGGCACGATGCGCGCCTGA
- a CDS encoding TonB-dependent receptor, which yields MRSVLLSALLVSSAMGTTALAQTDTAPDVEGQDRGDRFSLGQIIVTAPRTEGIAIDSSTLSSEAIYTFSRSSLDDAINLMPGVSSGNSGGTRNERLVFVRGFDRFQVPLSIDGIRVYLPADNRLDYGRFLTSDIGEIQVAKGYASVLDGPGAMGGAINLVTRKPTKALDVEIRGAVNVDNDTDYAGYSTSALIGTKQDTWYAQASYARNVTDHWDLPNDFTPRNPALEDGGTRDFSRTQDWRVNAKVGFTPNATDEYALSYTHQEGSKGAPLHISDIVTTPRFWDWPSWDISSVYFLSTTALGDRATLKTRAYYNQFDSMLRSFNDRTLTTQSRPFAFDSPYEDKAWGGSAQLDFRPSEADTLRLAFHYRHDKHVEFQTSFSTAGAPTTEPRQTQTENTYSAAIENELKLTPDLTFTLGGSFDWRDLKRAEEYGSPLGTSGTPAVIYNYPRRDSDAWNAQGRFDWRASEAVQLHASLSSRARFPTIFERFSQRFNTAIPNPDLKAERATNAEIGGAWTNGALRVEGAVFYSWVENAIFSVPTPAYPCTASNKPPATATPGCALTNLSQSRNVGKGDYYGVELSVSATLMPGLDVGMNYTGIKRDLTDPSNARFRPTGVPTHKGFAYLDWAPAERLHIVPSVDLASNRWTLFTATPATQPQLYYRTGAYVNVGIRADYAITDGVEVGLGARNLFDDYYTLTDGFPETGRTVFATIRTRY from the coding sequence ATGCGATCTGTCCTTCTCTCTGCGCTGCTGGTGTCCAGCGCGATGGGCACCACCGCCTTGGCGCAGACCGACACGGCCCCGGATGTCGAGGGGCAGGATCGGGGCGATCGCTTTTCGCTGGGACAGATCATCGTCACCGCGCCGCGCACGGAGGGCATCGCCATCGACAGTAGCACGCTGTCGTCGGAGGCGATCTACACCTTCAGCCGCAGTTCGCTGGATGACGCGATCAACCTGATGCCCGGCGTGTCCTCAGGCAACAGCGGCGGCACGCGCAACGAACGGTTGGTCTTCGTGCGCGGCTTCGACCGGTTTCAGGTTCCGCTGTCGATCGACGGCATCCGCGTTTATTTGCCCGCCGACAATCGGCTGGATTATGGCCGCTTCCTGACCTCCGACATCGGCGAGATTCAGGTGGCGAAGGGTTATGCTTCCGTCCTCGACGGGCCGGGCGCGATGGGGGGCGCGATCAACCTCGTCACCCGCAAGCCGACCAAGGCGCTGGATGTCGAGATACGCGGCGCGGTCAATGTCGACAATGACACCGATTATGCGGGCTATTCAACCTCCGCCCTGATCGGGACCAAGCAGGATACATGGTATGCGCAGGCCAGCTATGCCCGCAATGTCACCGATCATTGGGACTTGCCCAACGACTTCACCCCGCGCAATCCCGCGCTGGAGGATGGCGGCACACGTGACTTTTCGCGCACACAGGATTGGCGCGTAAACGCGAAGGTCGGCTTCACCCCGAACGCGACCGACGAATATGCATTGAGCTATACCCATCAGGAAGGGTCGAAGGGTGCGCCGCTGCACATCAGTGATATAGTGACGACGCCGCGCTTCTGGGACTGGCCGTCCTGGGACATCAGCAGCGTTTATTTCCTATCGACCACCGCGCTGGGCGACCGCGCGACGCTTAAGACGCGGGCCTATTATAATCAGTTCGACAGTATGTTGCGCTCGTTCAACGACCGGACGCTGACGACGCAGAGCCGCCCCTTCGCTTTTGACAGCCCCTATGAGGACAAGGCGTGGGGCGGATCGGCGCAACTGGATTTCCGGCCAAGCGAGGCCGACACGCTGCGTCTGGCCTTCCACTATCGCCATGACAAGCATGTGGAGTTCCAGACCAGCTTTTCGACCGCTGGCGCGCCGACGACGGAACCACGGCAGACGCAGACCGAAAATACCTATTCGGCGGCGATCGAAAATGAGCTGAAGCTGACCCCCGATCTCACCTTCACGCTGGGCGGCAGTTTCGATTGGCGAGACCTGAAGCGGGCGGAGGAATATGGCTCGCCGCTTGGCACGTCGGGCACGCCCGCTGTCATCTACAACTATCCGCGCCGTGACAGCGATGCGTGGAATGCGCAGGGGCGGTTCGACTGGCGGGCCAGCGAAGCGGTGCAGCTTCATGCCAGCCTGTCGTCGCGGGCGCGCTTTCCGACCATATTCGAGCGGTTCAGTCAGCGTTTCAACACTGCCATCCCCAATCCGGACTTGAAGGCGGAGCGGGCGACCAACGCCGAGATCGGCGGCGCATGGACCAATGGCGCATTGCGGGTGGAGGGCGCGGTCTTCTATAGCTGGGTGGAGAATGCGATCTTCAGCGTGCCGACGCCTGCCTATCCTTGCACGGCCTCCAACAAGCCACCCGCGACGGCCACGCCGGGCTGCGCGCTCACCAATCTCAGCCAGAGCCGCAATGTCGGCAAGGGCGACTATTACGGTGTCGAACTGTCGGTGTCGGCCACGCTGATGCCGGGGCTGGACGTTGGCATGAACTATACCGGGATCAAGCGCGACCTGACCGACCCGTCCAATGCGCGTTTCCGCCCGACCGGCGTACCGACGCACAAGGGCTTTGCCTATCTGGACTGGGCGCCGGCCGAGCGGCTGCATATCGTGCCCAGCGTCGACCTGGCGTCGAACCGCTGGACGCTGTTCACGGCGACGCCCGCGACCCAGCCCCAGCTTTATTACCGCACCGGCGCCTATGTGAATGTGGGCATCCGGGCGGATTATGCGATCACCGATGGGGTCGAGGTCGGGCTTGGCGCACGCAACCTGTTCGATGACTATTATACATTGACCGATGGCTTCCCGGAGACGGGCCGGACGGTGTTCGCCACGATCCGCACCAGATATTGA
- a CDS encoding LysR family transcriptional regulator has protein sequence MFVRLAEQPSFSAVARHVGQSHTTVARSIGELEAHFGVLLFQRSTRRLALTRDGERLLAHATTIIEQVDQAEAELAGTVAARGLVRVGITTALGLHYAERLGELRAAHPHLSIDFIIADWRNDAADPGLDLRVRIDEAEGEGLRKLGDTPRLLVAAPRYLAVRGVPQTASELTDHDCITYGYEARPTPWEIGDQRLHVTGYLRTNSSEAAMRAVRGGLGIGLLPQIQVGEDIARGLLVPLLPDIAVPPVPVSVAHPFIGMRMPVRVQVVLEFLASAFPDADRMAQSARPLA, from the coding sequence TTGTTCGTCCGTCTGGCGGAACAACCCAGCTTCTCCGCTGTCGCGCGCCATGTCGGGCAAAGCCACACCACCGTGGCGCGATCCATCGGCGAGCTGGAAGCGCATTTCGGCGTCCTTCTGTTCCAGCGATCGACCCGTCGGCTGGCGCTGACGCGCGATGGCGAACGGCTGCTTGCCCATGCCACGACCATCATCGAACAGGTCGATCAGGCGGAGGCTGAACTGGCGGGCACGGTCGCGGCGCGCGGTCTGGTCCGCGTCGGGATCACGACGGCGCTCGGCCTCCATTATGCCGAACGTCTGGGCGAGTTGAGAGCGGCGCATCCCCATCTGTCGATCGACTTCATCATTGCCGACTGGCGCAATGATGCCGCCGACCCCGGCCTCGACCTACGAGTACGGATCGACGAGGCCGAAGGAGAAGGCCTGCGCAAACTGGGCGACACACCGCGCCTGCTGGTGGCGGCGCCCCGCTATCTCGCGGTGCGGGGCGTACCGCAGACGGCGAGCGAGCTGACCGATCATGACTGCATCACTTACGGCTATGAGGCCCGCCCCACGCCATGGGAAATCGGCGACCAGCGCCTGCATGTCACAGGCTATCTGCGGACCAACAGTAGCGAAGCGGCCATGCGCGCCGTGCGCGGCGGGCTGGGGATCGGGCTATTGCCGCAGATACAGGTCGGCGAGGATATTGCTCGCGGCCTGCTCGTCCCGCTGCTCCCCGATATCGCCGTTCCCCCGGTTCCCGTATCGGTGGCGCATCCCTTCATCGGCATGAGGATGCCCGTGCGTGTCCAGGTGGTGCTGGAGTTTCTGGCCAGCGCCTTTCCAGATGCGGACAGGATGGCACAATCAGCTCGTCCTCTCGCCTGA
- a CDS encoding sigma-70 family RNA polymerase sigma factor yields the protein MLDHDSTDILSDLGAMRRYARSLTRDDQAADDVVQDALLRAMEKRASFRPDGSRRGWLLAIVHNIFVSSKRREAAEARRNDRFAQTLVTELGPEQEQVAQLNEVARAFAALPTQQREVLHLVAVESVSYQDAAHILGVPIGTVMSRLSRARATLRVFREEGGAKVQGTLRVVGGRDDE from the coding sequence ATGCTGGATCACGACTCCACGGACATATTGAGCGATCTTGGCGCGATGCGGCGCTATGCCCGGTCGCTGACGCGCGATGACCAGGCGGCTGACGACGTGGTGCAGGACGCGTTGCTCCGGGCGATGGAGAAGCGGGCAAGCTTCAGGCCGGACGGATCGCGGCGCGGCTGGTTGCTGGCCATCGTTCACAACATCTTCGTTTCCAGCAAGCGGCGTGAGGCGGCCGAGGCGCGACGCAATGATCGCTTCGCCCAGACGCTGGTGACGGAGCTGGGGCCTGAGCAGGAGCAGGTGGCGCAACTGAACGAGGTGGCGCGGGCCTTCGCCGCCCTTCCCACGCAGCAGCGCGAGGTGCTGCATCTGGTGGCGGTCGAAAGCGTCAGCTATCAGGATGCCGCTCATATTCTGGGCGTGCCCATCGGTACGGTCATGTCCCGGCTCAGCCGCGCACGCGCGACGTTGCGGGTCTTTCGCGAAGAGGGAGGCGCCAAGGTGCAAGGCACATTGAGAGTGGTGGGAGGACGCGACGATGAATGA